From Impatiens glandulifera chromosome 7, dImpGla2.1, whole genome shotgun sequence:
TCAATCATATCATGAAAACCAAAAATAGATATGTGAATTTACAATGTAGATATTACTAGTAAAAAGATTATAAGGGTCAGGATTGTAAACTTGGGTAGATGAAGATATTAATATAGTGTAACTACAAGTTGTGTCTTGATTATTGAATGAAAACACAATTTGTAGTCTGTTTTTCATCTATAGTTTCACAACCAACTAGGCTTTCTTTTGAATATCTGAATTAACGTTATTGATTCATGTCATTCTAAGCACACCCTAAACGGGTTCTTCTTTAGATGATGAGTGTACATGAGATGAAGAAATACATCAATGTTTAATAGATGGAGCAAACCAGAGTATTCAACAAGCAGAATTATGAAGGTAAGACATTACAATAGAAAAAGCAACCAAGACAAGAACAAATAGGAGGAAGAATCAAATCAATGAGATATCATCTTCCTGCATTCTTCTTGTGATTCCACTGAGTTAGGGTGCTAACATTTGGATGAGTTTCAGAaactttttatgaaaaatgacaCAGTAAAGTTACACAATGAACCATGGGACAAACTTCCAGATACTAATTCAGATTTACCTAGTTGATTTCAAGTTTTGTTCCATTTTTCAAGCAATACAGTTTTTTTCCGTAAatgtttattttcttcaatCAGTAAGGATGCAATCAAAGCACAAGAGGATATAATTAATCATCAACAACCACGAAAGAAATCAATTCCACGCTTAACTCTAATTTCTGAGAAATAGGTCCAATGTGTtggtaaaaaaataagattttctCTAACTAAAACAAGGGAACAAAAAACTTTTACTGTATCAAAGGAATTGGATTATGCCTTGTGAATTGATTATTGAATGAAAGCACAATTTCTAGTATGTTGTTCATCTATGGTTCCTCAACTATCTAGGCTTTCTTTTGAATCTCTGAATGAACATCATCGATTCATAACATTCTAAACACACCCTAAACACGTTTTTCTTTAGATAAAGAGTGTACATGAGATGAACAAATACTTCAATAGATGGAGCAAAGCAGAGTATTCAACAAGCAGAATTATGAAGTTATGGTGCTAAGAACAAATAGGATGAATCAAATCAAGGAGATATCATCTCCCTGCATTCTTGTGATTCAATTGAGTTATGGTGCTAACAATTGTTGAGGGGAATCATTTGGTTGAGTTTCTGAAAcctttttttttgtgaaaaatgAGACAGTGAAGCTACATAATGAAGCTTCCAGATACTAATTGAGATTTACCTAGTTGATTTCAAGTTCTATTCCATTGTCTATATAAGAAGATTAAACATCAATTGAAACAATAAAGGCGtttttgtaaatgtttattTTCTTCTATCGATGCAAACAAAGCACAACACGAAAGAAACGAATTCTACGCGTAAGAAACCCTAATTTCCTTGAAAAAGACCGAATCAAAGGAAGTGGAGGGGGGATACCATGTGAAGGATTCTTCTCAGTGAGAGTGAGAAGAGGAGGAATGAGAGTGCGAAGGGGCGTAGATCTTATCGTAAGCATACTCGCCAACGCAGTAGATGCTAAAGGCGACGACGGCTATGCCTAGGCCAGGAAATGCGTGTCGGAACTGGTTCGATAACATCGGATGCTTCCTCCATTCATCCCTTCTTTTGAAGAATTCTCCTGTAGGACCTAGTGGCTTTCCcatcttctctctctctctctattccagatctctcttcttcctctctttCTTTGCTCTCTCGATCTCTCTCTCACCATCAGAGCGACGACTGTTAATGGGCCTAATCCGTATTGAACTGGGCCATATAATCTACGCTAGCTAACTTGGGATCCAAACCCGTTgcataaatatttgattcaattaACAATACCAATCAAGCCCATTGCATATGGaccattttatcaaatattcaaataatcgaacattatacatatatatatatatttatatgatatatatgaatacatTTTTATAGATAtaccaatttttatttttattttgtacttgcttaataagaatttatgtttgaaattattattatttttatattttagttcatTAGCTTACAAACTTACtgaatattactaattttattaactttatacAAATTATCAAACCGATCTAATATCtgtcatatttaaattaagaataacTAAGATTATGTTTGCAATTTTACTTAAAACTAACCAAACCAATACCACATTAAAAATCCATCATTCTCTTTCAAAACTGAATGAACttcattaagaaaaaaaataacatgacTTTGGCAAATCCTCCTCTTATTGTTCAGATGAGAAAGTAGTTATTCAAAGTCAGCCCAAGCTTGATGAAACtttacatttttcttcaattgatcaaatttataacaataataattataataataaaataaaaccataGAATAACAACTCTACccagaaattaaaaaaacaaattcccCAATGTGtaattcatcatcatcttcttacCCTATTCTTTTTCTCTGCCTTTCTTCTTGACACACATTCTCCAAACAATGAAAATCGTGTCCCTTCTTTACGCGAAACCACCTGTTCACCCATCAAAATCAATACAGAATTCGTCgctttgttttcaaataaattacacTTAACCGAAAAGCTATGTTTTACCTTTCCTCTCCTAGGATGATTCTTTCCATTATTCCAACAGAAAAGCCCACTGCAACCTCCAGCTCCAGTTCCTGATTCATATCCCCTATAGAGAAAccacattaataataaattatgtcatactcttttacaatatataatacagtttaaataattaacttacATGTTGTTGTCCTTGGTGAAATTCCCCCTAAAGTTAGTTCCATGCAATAAGCTTGGTGATATAGGATGAGaatggtgatgatgatgatgaccaGTCTGCTCTTCGAGAATCTTCACATTATTGTCGATATTCAACAGCTTTAGTTCATGGTTCAGTTCGTCTTGCCATCGCTGAGAAGACTTGTCCAAAGAGTTCACTGATTCCAATTGCTTGGCAGGAGGAGGGAAGGTTCCATCTTGAGGCAACACTTGATTCTTCTCTGGTTTCAAACGACTAACCGATCCAGGAGTAGTACCTTTCTCCATCGCTTGTAACCAAGCGTTTTCTAGTCTCTGTTCTCGAATTATAGTTTCTATTCTTTGGTTTTGAATCTCAGGTTTCCTTACAGGTGATGCTGCTgctattgatgatgatgatgacaacTGAAGATTTCTTCCGACAGAAGAACCATCAAAGCTTACTCCTCTAGATTGAATTTCTATACTTCCAGAAACTGTTCTTCTCTCCCTGCTGCGAATGTTTTTTGGAACATCTACctgtttttgttgttttgatGCCGATATTTCGTCACCAGACCCTGCTACAACCATTCTAACCTCCACATTGCATTGTAAAACATTTTCAAACGAATTCGTAATGCTGCTGAGAAACCTTTCAGCTCTTATCTTAATGTCCCCATCTGCAAAGGTCACATATGCCACAAAATAACCTGTTGCAACCACAAAAAACTGATTTTGTTGTTTTtcattcaaacaattataataataatgaagcaAATGATATTGCTCACCATCAGCTTCGAGAATCGAAATGAGCTTTCCATGAGTGAGGAGCAATTGCTTCAAAGTCTTGGAATGGCATTTCTCAATGCAGCAAAGCCATATGTCTGCCAACATGCTTGAGTCTGTACATCTTGGAATCATATCACCCGCGCCATCAACAAGTCGTGGGGAATTGTTTAAATACTGGAAAGCAGTGTTAAGTAGGGAAGTAGGAGAAGAACAACTTGATCTTCGAAGCGAGTAGTGAGCATCGGATCTCTGTTTCTGAACAATTGCTTCTCTAGAGGTACTAGATGGATCTTCCTCAGTAGTCTTGGAGCTCTGTCTCCTACTGCTTCCTGATT
This genomic window contains:
- the LOC124910300 gene encoding NADH dehydrogenase [ubiquinone] 1 beta subcomplex subunit 3-B-like yields the protein MGKPLGPTGEFFKRRDEWRKHPMLSNQFRHAFPGLGIAVVAFSIYCVGEYAYDKIYAPSHSHSSSSHSH